A region of the Flavobacteriales bacterium TMED191 genome:
TGAGAATCTAATAAGAATACATCTAAATCATTATAAGTATAACGTTGATAAGTCCCATAATCATAAAACGTATAATTATATGTTTTTTTAACGAAATTTGGCCAAAATAATTTAAATATATCGTAGTCAGATTGTTTTTTACTCCAAATATCAGGTTGACTTGTGAAATTACAGTCAAGACTAGACCACGTAGCAATTTGTGGCATAGAGATCATAAAATCATTCAAATATTTGTTCTGTCTAGTGTCAACATAACGTTCAAAAAGTTTGTCAAATGATAATGAGGATTCTTGAACATCAATGTGTCCACCTAGCCAAATCATAAAGTCAGAATTAGTTTTGGTCATATTATTAAATAAGCTTGGAGATGTATTCTTTTGATCATAACCAACTAAAAACTGAACATCATCTAAATGGGGTCTTTTAGTAAAAATATCTATTTCTTTAACAAATTCATTATCAATAGATACTCTTGCAATATATTCTTTATTGGGAGATAAATTATCTAGATTTACGGTAAAAGGAATATAATCATCAAATTGATAATTATTAATTACTTCAAATTCGTACTCTAATAATTTATTATTTTCATAATCTGTTATATCAAATTCAATAGATTTTGCATCATCTGTTAATAAAAACCATATTTGAGTACCATACGAATCGACAAAGGATGCCATAGGACCAGCAATTAACTTATTAGACTGAGAATATCCGAAAAAACTAAAAGTCAATAAGCAACCAACTAGAAAGAAGTATAAATATTTCATTCTCAAATTTATTTAATATCTACAAGTTCAACTTCAAAAATTAATGTTGCGTTTGGAGGTATTACACCACCTGCTCCCCTTTCACCATAAGCTAAATCAGATGGAATTATGAATTTAGCTTTAGAACCTACTTTTAATAGAGCAATACCTTCATCCCAGCCAGGAATCACTCTTCCTTGACCAATTGGAAATGTAATAGGCTGACCTCTATCATAAGAAGAATCGAATTTAGTTCCATCTAAAAGAAAACCAGAATAATGAACTGAAACATTTGAACCCACTTTAGGAGTATCTCCACTTCCTTCACTTAAAATAAAATAAAGCAATCCACTACTTGTTTCAGTGGCATCTTTTGAAATTTCAATCAATCTTTCTTCATCAAGTTTCTTTTGCTCATCAGCTTTCTTTTCGGCTTCTAATTGAGAGTTTTTGAATACTTCAAGTGCATTAAATTTTCTAGCAACCTTACCTTCTCTAAGAATAGTTATTTTTTCAATAACATCTCCTTGTTCAATAGAGTTGATAATAGATTGACTAGCTTCATCATCAGCATCAATTCTTCCAAAAACTGAATGCTTACCATCTAACCATGGAGTTTCTTTATGTGTTATGAAAAATTGTGAACCATTTGTATTTGGGCCTGAATTTGCCATGGACAAAACTCCTGGTCCGTCATGACGAAGAGAATCATGAAATTCATCAGCAAATTTATATCCAGGATCACCAGTGCCGTTACCTAATGGACACCCCCCCTGTACCATAAAGTCAGGAATGACACGGTGAAATTTTAAACCATCATAAAAAGGCTTTTCAATACCTGGCATTAAACCTTCAGCTAAACATATAAAGTTTGCTACAGTCAGTGGAGTTTTATCATAATATAGTGATAAATTGATTTCTCCTTTATTAGTAATTATTTTTGCGTACATACCATCGTCATTTTTAGTTGCACTGCAAGATATAAAAAAGATACTAGATAGGATAATAATAAAATAAGCAATTTTTTTCATGATTTAATATTTAGTAATTTAATATTTAATAAAAGTGTTGCGTATGGAGGAACTTCTTTACCATAACCAGACATACCAAAACCTAAGTACGAAGGTATTATAATCTTTGCTGATTCGCCAATTTTTAGTAATTTAATTGCATGATTGAGACCCCGCATTTGTTTTGAGTATCCTAATTGAAAAAAAATTGTATCAATCATAGAGTAATGACTCAAGTTTTCAAGCTCTTCAAAAAGAATACAATCATAAGCTACTTCTACAATATCACCATCTTTGGGTGTTTTGTGCAATTTTTGAACCTTATTTTTATTATCAATTAAAATCCTTATGCCAGATGAATCTTTTAAGAAAAAAAGACCAGAAAGTTCAATTAACGAGTCTATCATAAAATCTTCAAATTTGACAATATCCTTATTTGACTCAAGAAAAAACTCAGATAAATAATCCTTTTTTTCATCTGAAATACGTATTTGGTGTTTTGTATTGCACGCAATTATAAAAAAAAACCAAAAGAAAACTAGTAAACGCATAATTTTAATATTTTATAAACATGAAGTGAAATACTTAATTGCTTCTTGCATGTCTCTATGTTTTAAAAATCCACCAGATGCATTCTTATGACCTCCACCGTTAAAAAATTTATTAGCAAATAAGTTCACATCAAAATCACCTTGAGACCTGAAAGATATCTTAATACCATCTTCAAATTGAACGAAAAAAGCAGAGAAATATATATTTTTAATACTTAACGGAAAATTAACGAATCCTTCAGTATCACCCTTTTTATAATTAAATGACATTAAATCATCTTCCATTAGATACGTCAAGGCAATTGTTTCATTTTTAAAAAACTTTAAATTATTAAGACAAATCTTTAATAATTCAAAACGCGATTTATTTTGAGAGTCAAAAAGTTTTCTATGTATGTAGGCATGGTCAATATTGTATTCCATTAACTTAGACACTATTAAGTGAGTATTTGAAGTAACATTCGGATATTTAAGGGAACCACTATCTGTAATAATACCAGTATAAAGTGATACTGCTATGTTCTTATTCAAAGCAACATTTATAGAATTTAAAAATTCATATACTAATTCTGCAGTAGAGCAAATAGACGGATTAGAGAGTATTTGGTCACAAAATAAATCTGGCTCTTCATGATGGTCAATCATCAATTTATATGCAGAACTTTCAGATAAAGAATCTGACATTGTATGTGTTCTATATAATTTATTAAAATCAAGACAAAATATTAAATCTGCTTGTTGAATTAAATCATTTGATTTACTAACTTCCGTTTCATAAACAATAACCTGTTCACATAATGGTAAAAATTGCAAATTATTAGGAAATTCATTAGGAACAATTACATGAACACTATGATAATCATTCAAGGCACTTAGCAATGCTAGTGATGAACCTAAAGCATCACCATCGGGTGTTTTATGAGTGGTAATGACGATATTCTTTTTCTTAGAAAGAATTTTTTTAACTAACTGATAATCCATAAAAAGTTTAATCAAACAAAAATAATATAAATTATCTTATTGATATATCATATTTTTTTAATTAAATTCAAACAAAAATTTAATAATGAAAAATACACGAACTTTTACCATGATTAAGCCAGATGCTGTTCAAAATAAATATACTGGACAGATAATCACTCATATCGAAAAT
Encoded here:
- a CDS encoding peptidylprolyl isomerase; this translates as MKKIAYFIIILSSIFFISCSATKNDDGMYAKIITNKGEINLSLYYDKTPLTVANFICLAEGLMPGIEKPFYDGLKFHRVIPDFMVQGGCPLGNGTGDPGYKFADEFHDSLRHDGPGVLSMANSGPNTNGSQFFITHKETPWLDGKHSVFGRIDADDEASQSIINSIEQGDVIEKITILREGKVARKFNALEVFKNSQLEAEKKADEQKKLDEERLIEISKDATETSSGLLYFILSEGSGDTPKVGSNVSVHYSGFLLDGTKFDSSYDRGQPITFPIGQGRVIPGWDEGIALLKVGSKAKFIIPSDLAYGERGAGGVIPPNATLIFEVELVDIK
- a CDS encoding bifunctional oligoribonuclease/PAP phosphatase NrnA, with amino-acid sequence MIKLFMDYQLVKKILSKKKNIVITTHKTPDGDALGSSLALLSALNDYHSVHVIVPNEFPNNLQFLPLCEQVIVYETEVSKSNDLIQQADLIFCLDFNKLYRTHTMSDSLSESSAYKLMIDHHEEPDLFCDQILSNPSICSTAELVYEFLNSINVALNKNIAVSLYTGIITDSGSLKYPNVTSNTHLIVSKLMEYNIDHAYIHRKLFDSQNKSRFELLKICLNNLKFFKNETIALTYLMEDDLMSFNYKKGDTEGFVNFPLSIKNIYFSAFFVQFEDGIKISFRSQGDFDVNLFANKFFNGGGHKNASGGFLKHRDMQEAIKYFTSCL